The genomic interval tgaaaaaaaaaaacgcttcGTTTTTTCTGGTCCACTTCCACGCATAGGGAGTAGTGAGGCCCACCACTTCTTTGAACGAACGGCATTTTTTCTGGGACAAGCCAGGGGTGGTAAAACGGCAActtttctgggacggaggaagtattcaTTTGTTGTCAAAATGAACCCTATATCCCTACCAAGTTTTAAGGCAagggctgttcagattgtagccaaaataaaccttatcaatattgctaaaattttggcaagatttcttatgtattgaccaaatttggcaagaaactaaacgtagacatttacccaaaaaatagtatggttgaaaatggtatcaaagtgaacatgtcCTTAACTTCACCAAAATTTTACAAGGTAACAATCTAAATAGGACCAGAACTTATCTCCACTACCAAACTTTGGACCTACTAGAAGCTGTGTCAAAAAAATCTAGTAAAGATAGCAAACCAAATAAAACCTACATATTTCAACCCAACCAAATATTAGCAATGCTAAATTGTAGCATGACTAAAATTTGATAGAGTTGATTTAGGTAGTAAACAACCCACAACTGATGGGTAGGAGTAACGAGTAACGAACGACCTGTAAGCGGCGCTCTACTGCTACCGAGTAGAAGTCGTGAAGGTAAGATACCAGAAATTCAGAACGGTACGTTCATGTGAAATGGCAGGACCATCAGCCAGCCTCCCTAGAGGCCAGGGTAAGAGATAAGCAAAATTTATGATCTAGCCGATTGTGATTTGGGTCAGGGGACCATTAGACAGCACAGTAAATTGGAGTATTTACTGCCTCCATCAAGTTAACTAGTACTATACCGATACTAATGCTTTAGTGAGCACTGTTAGAGCAGCTATaatagtaaagtaaggtgctatctataaaatatgtacatctcagcaatagactagattaatattaaactacttcaatggtatgtctacatgggtatctatagctctctaatccgttgcctcgtttttctctatagactatctctaagttagtagatagttttcctctctctcttcatttaatctttttgaagtagaaaaatatgctgacatggatctcttatagagagcTTATAAATAATCATTGCGAGTGCCTTTAGTACACAGAGTACAGGGGAGGTTGGAGCGCCAAATGACACAAAAACGTAATCTGGCAATCATGTCAAGGAAACAATTCTCGACTAGTTATACATTAATACTATCTTCTTTGAAAATAAAAACTGGTAATTGATCAGACGGAAAATGAAAAGTATCCAAACTTAGTTTTCGGCAGAGGTTTGAGACAGGTGTGCTGGCCACGTTCACTAATTCAATAATGACAAATTGTCATTTGTCAACTATATTTTACTTTTCACGGAAAGAATATGCCTTCCAAATTTTGAATAACATGTGTTTGTGCATAATAATAACATGAGAATTGGCTAATTGCTGTGAATGATTGGGGGGAAACACGGTAGTACGTTAATAATCAGCCCCCACGTTAATGATTGTGTTCCTGTACCATAAGCACTTGCACAATTGCACTTCCATCGGAAATTATAGCTAGTACCCTTGATTGTGAAGTCACCCATTTGAAATAGTACTCCTACCCATATTCGAACTAACGACCAGTAGAACGAATTCTACAGTCAGGTCAACCACAAGAGTACAGGTAATATTCAAACTGAGCAGAGCATTTGAGCAAATAGTTGTTTTTATTTAACAGAATCAGTTTTAGTCCAGCTAAAAAGCTGTATCAGTGCCGAGATTCGAGCAGAGTATTATTGAGTTTAACATGCCACTAATCAGCTCAAAGATTCCAGACAGTTTCCATGCAATATGTCTGTAAAGAAGAAATAGGACCCCGGCTACAAAAAGTCCCAAATGGCAACAAAAATATACTCCAGCATTTGGGACCATTAGCGATGAGATAAAGTATAAAGAAACAAGTGACAACTTGGCACCGTAGTCATGAGATCTTCTAACATTCATGGCTCCGTGGATCGTCCTTTCATTTTGaatgaattgatttttttttattaagctTGCACAGGGCTCATCCTTTCGAGAAAGTATGCTATTCGGTTCAAATTGTTATTTAAAAATATgcttaaaatatgaataattggCGCAAGTCTGGGCGTCAGTTCGTTGTAAAGAAATTAAAGTGCAGTAAATGCCTTGGTTAtcctctctccatcccaatatAAGTGCACTTAATATCCTTATAGTGATGGTGTATGTCATATGTACTTAtattcagggtgtgtttagtttacgctaaaattaaatgtttgattgaaattagaacgattcgatgaaaaagttaaaattttgtttgttagaagtttgaagaaaaaatttggaagtaCACTCGGCCtcagatggagggagtattttagtTTTCAAAACTTCATCGTAGACAGAATGAGTACCCCCATCCCCCACGAGTTCCAAAATCTTCGGTTTTTTAAAGTGAGTAAATCTTCATTTCAAATCAAAAGtaccataaaaaaatcaaaatcaaaaagGGATTCTGGCACTTTCTCCTCCCCTGAAACCTGCCATTAGCACAGCTCTCCATAGAGGCTGTCCATCTGTCGTTTCTCTCACTAGTCATTACAAGCTCCAATTAATGTACTGTAcgaatatactctctccatttaaaataaattaacttctaactataaatttaaatatagtCTATTTTAATTTAACTCCGTTTGTTTTAGAATATAAGAATCTAATacttaaaaaagataaatcactttttagattcataatattagaatatattttatctaatactccctccattcataaatataagagattttggttggatgtgacgtGTCCTgctataatgaatctggacatctTTTTTATTTAGAGACATGTCACATCCAATAAAAATTCCTCATagttagggacggagggagtactaaattattatattttttgagACATTGATTTATTAGGACGGAGAGTGCACAGGAGGCAGAgctttcaaaaaaagaaaggaagtgagagggataaataaataaataaaaattgaaaaagacAAGGCGATAAATTACAAAAACGACCCTCCCATAGGGGCCCCTGTTCCGCGGTGCTTTTCCCCAGCCATCACGAGACCTCCCCCAAAAAAACCAACCAAACGCCACAGCCACTCCAccagaccaccaccaccaccaccaccaccccacccAGCTGGTGCGCCTCCAAgaattcctcctcctcttcctcggatTCCTTCCCCCTCTTCGGCGGCGGGCTCCCCCACCGGCACCGGCGTCCCCGCTCCCGGCGTCGCCATTGGCCTCCTCCCTCGTCTCTGCTCGACGGTAAGCTGCCCGTTTGCTTTTCTTGGCTGTCCCAGGTGCGGCAAGATCTTGGCCTGGATCTGCCGCTCCGGGCTCTCTTGGCTTTCTTGGTTTTGCCTGGTTCTTGATTCGGTAGGAGGGCCCGACGGGGGGATTACGGGTTGTCGTTCGTTCATGTCAAAAAATCTGTTCTTAGCGTGAGTCACCGTGGAGTTATTTCGGGGAAGTTTCAGTTCAGTTTGGTAGGTGTACCAGATGTTGCTTTCGTAGCAATAGTGCAGCCTGTTTAGTTTTACCAGAACATGTTGTTGGAATTAAGGTGATGTATGTGACACTGCTCCCTTATTGACTAGTTTTAGTAATGGAAATACAAGTTGGTACGTACCTTGTTTGTTGTATTGTTGAAAAAGAGTGATTTTTTGGGTACTGTTTTGGGTGCTGGCTGAAGATCATTGCTGCATTAACCGCGGCACCATGTAAAAAGGAGTAATCTTTAACATAATCCTTTAGTGGACACTAGGTGGGAAAATGAACAGTAGATCCGATCTGTTGGTTCTCGCTTCAAATGAGAGCTCTGTAAATGTATGTACGCTTTGAATCAAATTACTTCTGGTAGAAGTAGAAGAGGAAGTCCAGCCAAAAGCAACACTTGCAATTCTCCTAGCGGTAGGACTAAACTGGTGTTTGACATTGGAAATGACTAGCTTCATGGTAATCCGCTGGCTGATGTTCTCTCCAAActcaaacttaacaaatatcGAAGTAAATGTTCAAGGGTCAAGGGCTGAATTGGTGAACAGTATTCATTGGAAGAGTTATTGGAAGAACTCTTAGCCTTTCCTAGTATTCCAGAtcttttattttcatatcatgTGACTAATGCAGATGCTATGGTTAGCAAGCTAGTAACTAGTAAGACTAGAAGAGAGAACACTGAACTAATGTGCCTTATTTTCTTCTTGGTAATTAgctgatttaaaaattttagtatagACGGGGAGCATTTTTGTAATGTTTTTACATTTCTTCTAGAAAATCTTTGAGCTAACCTTTTCATCATTCAACATAATCCTTCCTTTTCATTGTTGTATCTAAGTTTTGTTATTCCCTGCTGAAAGCTTTTAATCTACCTAGAACAAGAAAGAAATGCTATCAAATACTAGCACTTGTTGAAATTGATCCTTCATATCTGAATGTCCCACCTGCTTATTTGCAGGAATATGAAGTTAAGGCCAAAAAGACCTGGATGGAAGTCACTTATACCTCTGCAGTTGAGCAGGAAATCTGCACTGCGTTTCTTTTTGTTTCCCAAGGTTCAGGCTGCGGGTCAATCTCCAGATGACACACCAGTTTATCTTAATGTGTATGATTTAACACCCATGAATGGCTATGTATATTGGGCAGGCCTTGGTATATTTCACTCCGGAATTGAAGGTTCTTCTCTCTGCCATGTACACCTTTTCCAAAAGTGCAATTTGTATGATGGCTTATTTTCTCTGCATTCTTCACTGCTGCTTGATGTTTTAGAAAGAGTAGAGCTAATAATCAACACTACTTTCTTTCTCTTATCAAGTTGTTGCTAAAGCATGCATTGAGAAAGCAAGTCTTTCCATGAATGACCATTGCCTTTGTAGTGCTTGCTTCTTGGTGATAAATTATGTTTCCTTCCCTAAGGATTTCTACTAGTAGTAACTTAACTGTAGTATCTCTCATCAGACATCACCACCAGTAGCCAAATAACTTTCAGTGCTAGCGTGTTTCATATGAAATGAGTACCAGGGAAAGCTATGAGAGTGGGGAGGGGCACCAATTTGGTGAATTGTAAAAAAACATTGTTGTGCTTGCTTTGTGTACAAAGGGAAGGAGGATGAGCACTTTGATAGTGCTGGGCTACATGCTGGACTTAGGGTAGTGCTAGTATTTAGGGTTGCAAGGGTTTGGGGAGTTTAAGATGTTACAAGGGCCAACAACAATAACCCCTTAGTAATTTGACCAAGTATTGTTTAATGTTGCTAGTTCATGGTCACAAGTTTTGGGAATTCCCACTAGATCATTTTTGAACTGGTGGTGGCACATCATTGTTACTCTGATATATTCCATTGTCACATATGATTTAATGGAGGATACGAATATTGGATAACTCATTTGTGCAAGTTTGGCTGgtttgtaaagaaaaaaaaatgcaccagtgtagtttctttttttgtcACAGACTACTAAAGATATGCTATGCTGCTTGCAAAATATGGAAGACAACAAATAAGGCTAATAACTGGTTacaaagagaggagaaaatgtgGCTTGATCTTTTGGTTATACATCTTATTGAATGGCTTTCTTTTGAAAGAATATTTCAGCTCTGGTTTATTGAATAACATATTATCCTGATTTGCCTTTGTCTCATCTGCAGTTCATGGTGTTGAATATGCATTTGGAGCACATGACTACCCCTCAAGTGGAGTATTTGAAGTAGAGCCTCGTCAATGCCCTGGTTTCAGATTCAGGAAATCGATATTTCTCGGTACAACATGCTTAGATCCCATTCAAGTTAGGCAATTCATGGAGCTACAGTCAGTGAACTACAATGGAGATACTTACCACCTTATCACAAAGAACTGCAACCACTTTTGCAAGGACATGTGTTACAAATTGACTGGCAACAAAATTCCAAAATGGGTAAATCGCCTCGCCAGAATAGGTACCATACCTTTATTCAACCACTAATGCTTATATTAGCTGTTCAAGGTCTCCTACAAAGTCAAGGAAATTATGAAACCAATGACTGCATCTGAATGTGCTTAGTCAGAATGCATTGAGCAGTCTGACAGTTACCGCCATCATATTTTGCCCACAAATTATCGGCTCCACTTCACTTTCCAGAAATATGCTTACTGAAGTTTCTTATTATCTTCATTGATCATTGTGTAAAGAAAAAACTACTTTAGCAATCACATCATCTCTGCTAGTGCAACTCTTTACAGTAATTTGACTTAGGATTCTCTGTGAGAAggaagaaaattttcaaaataaaaaagaaaggaaaatgaTGACTTGTTTGTATAGATGCACTCGGCACCACTTTGTGCCATCTTCTAAAAGATTTTGgatgtccttttttttaaaaaacacaagCACTGCAACATGCATAAAGCCAGTTTTTGCGTTAAGCAGCAGGACCAATCCAGCAGCTTCATCCATTAATTTAAGACATTGGCTTCTTGTCATAACGATTTGGAGCTTCCGCTGGTATTTGAGATTCTTATTATCAAGCTGGAACTCTGTGTCTTTTCTCTCTGTAGGTGCCATTTGCAACTGCCTTCTGCCAGAATCACTCAAGATATCCCCAGTCGGCCATGATCCAAACAGTCGACCTGAAGATTGCGAGAAAAGGCGGCTGAGGAACCCGTTGAGCTGCTTCTCTTCGATCTCGAGCCAGAGGCAGCTGCCCCCGTCTTCCCCGTTCCCGACATCACCTGTGAAAGAGCCTCTTGCGTACAGTTCATCAAGGAAATCCAGCGCTCCATCACTGAGGAATAGGTAGCCTGGCCTCCCTTGTGTAACTTTTGATACCAAGTTAGGCTAATTTGGTCAGTGGCAACATCTGGAGGGCACTACCCTGCATGCTGCCGCAACTGTCAGCTAATTCTTTTTGCTCGGTATCAGTCAAAATGCTTGGTGGTGTTGTTGTATCATGTAAGTGGAACTAATGCGAGTGAGTCACCTGGAGAGGTGTCTCTGTGTGGGTGAGAGTGAATGCCTCTCAATTCTACCCACCCCCTGTACTGATCATGAGACACGAACCGGGATGTATTTTGTATATTATTAATCCACTATTCTTTCAGCTGTTGTAGCTGCCTGACCTGCTACTAgtatttgtttttccttttactaGCTGCTACTAGAATTTCTGTCCAATTCCCTAAAAAAAAGCATTTCTGTGCAAGCTGCTGTTGTAGAATAGAAGTACACATCGTACGGTGGTGGCcgtaggccctgtttagatctaaagtttttttttctaaacttccaactttccatcacatcaaactttcatACACAGCTTTTCTACCACATTgtaccaattttaaccaaattttcaaacttcagcgtgaactaaacacagtctacAGCTATCAGTTCTATCAGTTCACCAGGCAACCAAAACTAATGGCGTTCTGATCTGGATGTGAGGCTCAAATGCTCAATCATTGGCAAGATGATCATTCCTTCTCGCTTGGACCGGGCCCACCGTCGTGGAGAGTGGACAGTGGCGCTGAAAATTCCTCAGTTCCATCCTCATCGACTCCGTCTGCGTCGTCGTACAACCTCCCCCACGACcacgatccatccatccatccatccatggggGGAGGAATACTGGATAAGAACGCCCATATCCCATATCCTATATGCCTCCAGGAGTAAGCAAAGGCAAGCTAGGCCTCCTTTGGTGTTCTCTGCACTGCACCGCAACCCCACACGCTTCCCGCGCTGATTGCTCCCTCGGCGAGCCACTGCACCAGGGCATATGCAGCGTCCGTGCCATCAAAGCGCCCCCGATCGCGACGTCTCGTGGTGTTGTTTTGGGTGGTCGTTGTGTTCGGGTTCTCGCGTGCGCGACGACAGCGGCGTCCCGCGAGAGAGACGTGCGCGCGTACGCGAGAAAAGCACGGTGATTAcgtgagcgccgccgcctccaattcctgcgacgacgacgtcccTGTCTTGGTTTCATtaggttggttggttggttgggctGTTTGCTTCGTGTGCGTGTgtgtcagtgtgtgtgtgtgaccgTACTGTGGCGGCCGGTGGTGCAGAAGCAAGGACGCGCACAGGTGGCTTCGCTTTTGATCAGGTCGTATTACTTTGCAGActtatctcctcctcctcatcaccaTGGGAAGGGAGAAAAGGAAAGGCAGAGATGAAGGCTTTGCGGATGATGGCTTCATCTGCTGCAATCATTTGATGCGGATAATCGCTCGTGGTTTTTTACAGACAGCACATCGCAATCCAAGTGTAGCTACGCAACCTGCAGGCTGCCattgtcccccccccccccccccccccctccccctccccctccctccctatCTCCCAGATTCAGAGAGAGTTGGGCTAGTTCAATAGTTATTCCTGTCTGCAATGTGTATACTGTGCATGCACATGCCATCCAGTAATtttgcaaaaaggaaaaaaatcatattatgtGGTTTTTGAAGCCCAGAGTGGGAAGAAGCCCAAATGCCCAATCAATTGGGCCAAGGCCGAACTCCATCCACATCACGAACAATTGAACAAAGCAAAGGTGGCATAAAAGGCAGAAGACGCCAAAACATGTGCATGCATCTTCTGTGCTCTGATCGTGAGTAGTACCATACCAAATATTACATCATGGCATAATTAATCAGTCCATGGCAACCACTTGCATGATATTCTAAACACATATACTTACAAAGACATCCAATTTAATAATCTACATGGCTTAGCAAAGTCACCGCTAAAGATTTTTCGTTAGGGCAACACGACTGATGATATATCGATCATTGATACTACTAATAAACACCACCACTACTGAATTACTACCCTGCAATTGATCGATCCATTAATTAAAAGCTACTGTAGCTAGTTAATCctccgtcggcgccggcgccggcgagtggCGGCGCTCAGCTGAATTGGTCGTAGACCCCGCCGCAGtagccggccgccgccaactccaGCATGTAGCTGTTGTACGCGTACTCACTCATGTAGGTGAGGTcggcctcctcggccgccgcctccacgccgaaCTGCCCCGCCAGCGCCGGGTGGTACGTCACCGTGGAGAAAGACGACGAGGTcgggctgctgctgccgccgccgccgccaccaccgccgccggtcgtcgccgcggCGACAGCTGCTAgcttcgccttctcctcctctacaTCCGCCAGCCTCTCCTTCAGCTTCAGCAACTGCAAGTACGTTAATCAAAATTAAGCCACAGTTCATCTCCATCAGCAACGACGAACGAACGAGAACGAGCGCGCGATGTACTGTGTGGTGTTCGTCTGTTCGATCGAGTTGGCTAGTTACCTCGGTCTCGAGGTGGCAGTTCTggaggacgacggcgtcgtGGGCGGAGCGGAGCTTGGCGAACTCCTCCTCCATGAGCTTGCTCTTGTGGCGGGCGCGGCGGTTCTGGAACCAGACGGCGACCTGCTTGGCGTCGAGGCCCAGCTCCGCGGCGAGCTGCACCTTGCGCGGCGTCTCCAGCTTCCGCTCCTTCTTGAAGCTCATCTCCAGAAACCGCGCCTGCTCGTCGCTCAGCCGCCGCTTCTTCGCCTGCTCATCCCCTCCGCTCTCTCCAGCCAACGCTGCCGCCGCTTCCGGCttcaccttcctcctccgccgctgccgagccTTCTTCTGCTCGCCACCTGCAACAcaacaaccaaccaaacaaaagagAGACAAGAACACATTGCCATCAGCTCCAGCTTGCGAAGCAGCACACTTGGGCGAGGTAAAGAAGAGACAAAGAAACGCGCGTACGTACCGGAGGTGGCGGCTTCCGGGAAGCACTCCGCCGGGAAGGCGAACGAAGGGAACAGCAGCTTCTCATCCTCCTCACGGCTCATCTTCCGAGCGAACCCAAAAGAGCAAAAACAACGAGAGCAGTTGTGTGTATGCACCAAACACTAAGCTATGGCAAATTCTTAACTATCTCTCTGGTCAGCTTCGATCGATGCTAAGCTAGCTACCTTTGTGCTTTCTTTGAGACTGAGAGCCAGGCTGATGAGAAGGCTAGCTAGCTTGACAATTCAAGTGACCGGTGGTGTCCGAGTCTGTGAGCTCGGAGCGCGGCCAGGGGGATTTATAGTGGGAGACTGGGAGGGTGAGCCAGTCCTGTGCTGTACTACTGTACTGGCTCAAATAGTGGTAAAACTACTGTACAACCAGTACCACTAGGAGTGGCAGTTGATAATTTTTTGAGTAGtgcagctagcttagctgcagCGAGCTAGAAAGCGATCGAACCACAGCCAAAGCATGCACGGctggtacgtacgtacgcgcgcCTCCGTGACTGACTCTGACTGCGTCACACTCACTGGTAGTACATCATTTTATACCAAGAAGTcgagatcgatggatggatcggtcGATTATACTAGTATGGAAATGGAAACCGGGAATTTGCGTCTGCCGGCGACGTACGTCTAGCTCAGTCGTCACTCGCCGTGCTTTACTACTGGCGCGCGATTAAGGTACACTCCACGGCGCGACGACGCATGCCGTTCTTTTTGCCGATAGCGACGTACGCCGCGCGCAGTTGATCGCACTATCGGCCGGATCGGACGAACAACTGTGAAATTTCCTGCATTCCTGCACGCCTCGCGCTTTTCTTTCCGGCGCGCAGatagctagctgctagctaCGTGTACGATTAACTGTTTAGCCGCCCGGTGGTGGTAGTGTGGCAGATGATTTTGCGACCACACGTGATGTGCGCGAAACAATATATCGCATGAGAGATCAACCGACGACATGCAGAGATATTAATCTGAAGGTTCGGATGGATAAATAGGGAGGGGGAAACGCAACGCAAGGCGTTGTCGCCTGTCGGGTTCCGGGGCCCGGGAGACAATGCAACGAGCGCGCCTAACAACTCCAAGAGCGGTTTTCACGTCAGCGCATGCTCGAGCTGTACCTTTCCAAAATGTACTTCTTTTTTAGCGGAACACAGA from Oryza glaberrima chromosome 3, OglaRS2, whole genome shotgun sequence carries:
- the LOC127765627 gene encoding deSI-like protein At4g17486; this translates as MKLRPKRPGWKSLIPLQLSRKSALRFFLFPKVQAAGQSPDDTPVYLNVYDLTPMNGYVYWAGLGIFHSGIEVHGVEYAFGAHDYPSSGVFEVEPRQCPGFRFRKSIFLGTTCLDPIQVRQFMELQSVNYNGDTYHLITKNCNHFCKDMCYKLTGNKIPKWVNRLARIGAICNCLLPESLKISPVGHDPNSRPEDCEKRRLRNPLSCFSSISSQRQLPPSSPFPTSPVKEPLAYSSSRKSSAPSLRNR
- the LOC127767704 gene encoding homeobox-leucine zipper protein HOX12, coding for MSREEDEKLLFPSFAFPAECFPEAATSGGEQKKARQRRRRKVKPEAAAALAGESGGDEQAKKRRLSDEQARFLEMSFKKERKLETPRKVQLAAELGLDAKQVAVWFQNRRARHKSKLMEEEFAKLRSAHDAVVLQNCHLETELLKLKERLADVEEEKAKLAAVAAATTGGGGGGGGGSSSPTSSSFSTVTYHPALAGQFGVEAAAEEADLTYMSEYAYNSYMLELAAAGYCGGVYDQFS